In one Alphaproteobacteria bacterium genomic region, the following are encoded:
- a CDS encoding indolepyruvate ferredoxin oxidoreductase family protein — protein sequence MAELAEVSLDDKYTLEEGRVFLTGTQALVRLPLMQRARDQAAGLNTGCFISGYRGSPLGGFDQQLWRARKFLEKSNIHFQPGVNEDLAATAVWGTQQVGLYPGAEVDGVFSMWYGKGPGVDRTGDVFRHANMAGTSKNGGVLVLAGDDHTCKSSTTAHQTEYAFMDAMIPVLHPANVQEFLDMGLHGWAMSRYAGVWVAFKTLADTVDTSASVYVDPHRVVSRMPEDFQMPPDGLNIRASIHQPLEEEERLHKYRLYAALAYARANNLNYEVIGGKNRRLGIVTTGKSYLDVMQALEDLHIDEAFAEKLGIVIYKVGMPWPLEREGIRHFAEGLEEILVVEEKRAVIENQLKEQLYNWREDVRPRVVGKFNDNRELQLPSYGELTPAGIARVLVDRLKKLPGGSATVDSNEHFRNRLGFLESKEKSLSEAKGGTKRVPYFCSGCPHNTSTKVPDGSRALAGIGCHYMALWMDRNTQSFTQMGGEGLTWVGQAPFTSEKHVFVNLGDGTYFHSGLLAIRAAVAAKVNVTYKILFNDAVAMTGGQPHDGPIDVPTMARQVAAENVERLIVVSDEPEKYPSTAGYFPAGTTVHHRSELPKLQKELREVPGCTAIIYDQTCAAEKRRRRKRGLYPDPAKRAFINELVCEGCGDCSVKSNCLSVVPKETEFGRKRAIDQSSCNKDFSCVDGFCPSFVTVHGGKLRKGKGADAGAAKSAGVSDLFEALPEPKIPTTSERPWDILLTGVGGTGVVTIGALLGMAAHLEGKGCSVLDMAGLAQKGGPVTSHIRIAAKPEDIKAVRIAAGGADVILGCDMVVASGHDAMAKAERGSTVAVVNTQESITGAFTKNPDWQFPTEEMERIIRDQVGPEAAHFLPGTKVAEALMGDSIATNPFMLGVAFQMGLVPISREALEKAIELNGVAVEANKRAFLWGRRMAHDPKAVLNLVGKAEEKAKAADTPELATTLEDIVAKRIAFLKDYQNEAYARRYKDLVDQAVTAEGRLNQSDGRLARAVARYYFKLLAIKDEYEVARLYTSGDFMRSVKERFEGDFKLRFHLAPPLLAERDQDTGELKKKEYGPWMMKAFGVLAKLKGLRNTPFDIFGYSEERKAERALIADYETLMAEIFDKLSPKNYETAIELASVPERIRGYGHVKERHIALAKKQEGELLTRFRNPSTSPAPATEAAE from the coding sequence ATGGCCGAGCTGGCTGAAGTTTCCCTGGACGACAAGTACACCCTGGAAGAAGGCCGCGTCTTCCTGACGGGAACGCAGGCATTGGTGCGGCTGCCGCTGATGCAGCGTGCACGGGACCAGGCCGCCGGGCTGAACACGGGTTGTTTCATTTCCGGCTACCGCGGTTCGCCTCTGGGCGGGTTCGACCAGCAGCTCTGGCGCGCGCGAAAATTCCTGGAAAAGAGCAACATCCATTTCCAGCCCGGGGTGAACGAGGATCTGGCCGCGACGGCGGTCTGGGGAACGCAGCAGGTCGGCCTCTATCCGGGCGCCGAGGTCGATGGTGTCTTCTCCATGTGGTACGGAAAGGGCCCCGGCGTCGACCGGACCGGCGATGTTTTCCGCCATGCCAACATGGCCGGCACCTCGAAGAATGGCGGCGTCCTGGTCCTGGCCGGTGACGACCATACCTGCAAATCCTCCACCACGGCGCACCAGACCGAATACGCGTTCATGGATGCGATGATCCCGGTCCTGCACCCGGCGAATGTTCAGGAATTCCTGGATATGGGCCTGCACGGCTGGGCCATGTCCCGGTATGCCGGCGTCTGGGTTGCCTTCAAGACCCTGGCGGACACGGTCGACACCTCGGCCTCCGTCTATGTCGATCCGCACCGGGTCGTCAGCAGGATGCCCGAAGACTTCCAGATGCCGCCGGACGGGCTGAATATCCGCGCCTCGATCCACCAGCCGCTGGAAGAGGAAGAGCGCCTTCACAAGTATCGCCTCTATGCCGCCCTGGCCTACGCCCGCGCCAACAACCTGAATTACGAAGTGATCGGCGGGAAGAACCGCCGCCTGGGCATCGTCACCACCGGCAAGAGCTATCTCGACGTCATGCAGGCGCTGGAAGATCTGCATATCGACGAGGCCTTCGCCGAGAAGCTGGGCATCGTGATCTACAAGGTCGGCATGCCCTGGCCGCTGGAACGCGAAGGCATCCGCCATTTCGCCGAGGGCCTGGAGGAAATCCTGGTCGTTGAGGAAAAGCGCGCCGTCATCGAAAACCAGCTCAAGGAACAGCTCTACAACTGGCGCGAAGACGTGCGCCCGCGCGTTGTCGGCAAGTTCAACGACAATCGCGAACTGCAACTGCCGTCCTATGGCGAACTGACGCCGGCGGGGATTGCCCGCGTGCTGGTCGATCGCCTGAAGAAACTGCCCGGCGGCAGCGCAACCGTGGATTCGAACGAGCATTTCAGAAACCGCCTTGGATTCCTGGAATCCAAGGAAAAGTCGCTGTCCGAAGCCAAGGGCGGTACCAAGCGTGTGCCCTATTTCTGCTCCGGCTGTCCGCACAATACGTCGACCAAGGTGCCGGATGGCAGCCGCGCGCTGGCGGGTATCGGCTGCCACTACATGGCACTATGGATGGACCGCAACACGCAGAGCTTCACCCAGATGGGCGGCGAAGGCCTGACCTGGGTCGGTCAGGCACCGTTCACGTCGGAAAAGCATGTCTTCGTCAACCTGGGCGACGGGACCTACTTCCATTCCGGCCTGCTCGCGATCCGCGCCGCTGTGGCCGCGAAGGTAAACGTCACCTACAAGATTCTGTTCAACGATGCGGTCGCCATGACCGGCGGTCAGCCGCATGACGGGCCGATCGACGTGCCGACCATGGCGCGGCAGGTTGCGGCGGAGAATGTCGAACGCCTGATCGTCGTATCCGACGAGCCGGAAAAATATCCGTCGACGGCCGGCTATTTCCCGGCCGGAACCACCGTCCATCACCGCAGCGAACTGCCAAAGCTGCAGAAGGAGTTGCGGGAGGTCCCCGGCTGCACCGCGATCATCTACGACCAGACCTGTGCCGCGGAGAAAAGACGCCGCCGCAAGCGTGGCCTCTACCCGGACCCGGCCAAACGCGCTTTCATCAACGAGCTGGTCTGTGAGGGTTGCGGCGACTGTTCGGTCAAGTCGAACTGTCTGTCGGTCGTGCCCAAGGAAACCGAATTCGGTCGCAAGCGCGCGATCGATCAGTCGAGTTGCAACAAGGACTTCTCCTGCGTCGATGGCTTCTGCCCGTCCTTTGTCACCGTGCATGGCGGCAAGCTGCGCAAGGGCAAGGGCGCGGATGCGGGCGCCGCGAAATCCGCCGGTGTCTCCGACCTGTTCGAGGCACTGCCGGAGCCGAAGATTCCGACAACGTCAGAGCGTCCCTGGGACATCCTTCTGACCGGTGTCGGCGGTACGGGCGTCGTGACCATCGGCGCGCTGCTGGGCATGGCGGCGCATCTGGAAGGCAAGGGCTGTTCGGTCCTGGATATGGCCGGCCTGGCGCAGAAGGGCGGTCCGGTGACCAGTCATATCCGCATCGCCGCCAAGCCGGAGGATATCAAGGCCGTCCGGATCGCCGCCGGCGGGGCCGATGTGATCCTGGGCTGCGACATGGTGGTCGCATCCGGGCATGACGCCATGGCGAAGGCGGAGCGTGGATCGACCGTTGCCGTCGTCAACACGCAGGAATCCATCACCGGCGCTTTCACCAAGAACCCGGATTGGCAGTTCCCGACCGAAGAAATGGAACGCATCATCCGTGACCAGGTCGGTCCGGAAGCGGCCCATTTCCTGCCGGGCACCAAGGTCGCGGAGGCCCTGATGGGAGACAGTATCGCGACCAATCCGTTCATGCTGGGTGTCGCCTTCCAGATGGGCCTTGTACCGATCAGCCGTGAGGCTCTGGAAAAGGCCATCGAACTGAACGGCGTCGCCGTGGAGGCAAACAAGCGGGCCTTCCTTTGGGGTCGTCGCATGGCGCATGACCCGAAGGCCGTCCTGAATCTTGTCGGCAAGGCGGAGGAAAAGGCGAAGGCAGCCGACACTCCGGAACTCGCCACGACGCTGGAAGACATCGTCGCCAAGCGGATCGCCTTCCTGAAGGATTACCAGAACGAGGCCTATGCCCGTCGCTACAAGGATCTGGTGGATCAGGCCGTAACGGCGGAAGGGCGCCTCAACCAGTCCGATGGACGCCTCGCGAGGGCGGTCGCGCGGTACTACTTCAAGCTACTGGCGATCAAGGACGAATACGAGGTCGCGCGCCTCTATACGTCTGGCGACTTCATGCGGTCGGTCAAGGAACGCTTCGAAGGCGACTTCAAGCTGCGCTTCCATCTGGCCCCGCCGCTCCTGGCGGAACGCGACCAGGATACCGGCGAGTTGAAGAAGAAAGAATACGGGCCCTGGATGATGAAAGCCTTCGGGGTGCTGGCCAAGTTGAAGGGCCTGCGCAATACGCCGTTCGACATCTTCGGATATTCGGAGGAACGCAAGGCGGAACGCGCCCTGATCGCCGACTACGAGACGTTGATGGCGGAGATCTTCGACAAGCTGTCGCCGAAGAACTACGAAACCGCGATCGAACTGGCCTCTGTGC
- the dcd gene encoding dCTP deaminase, which yields MKLSDRDILKRIEERSIEIDPAEKVRFGPVSIDLTLDSRFLYFKHEQLSVIDVDKGLGNQDPMAQYDVPENEAFILQPKAFALGATKERVKIPDDLVGWLDGRSSLARIGLMVHATAHTLEPGWNGVITLEFFNAGNIALALRPGMRVCAVSFEPLTSPALNPYDRKEGAKYVNQSGPVASRVGSDS from the coding sequence ATGAAACTGTCCGATCGCGATATTCTGAAACGAATCGAGGAACGGTCTATTGAGATCGATCCTGCGGAGAAGGTGCGTTTCGGGCCGGTCTCCATTGATCTGACGCTGGACAGCCGGTTTCTCTATTTCAAGCATGAGCAATTGTCGGTCATCGATGTCGACAAGGGGCTGGGCAATCAGGACCCGATGGCGCAGTACGACGTGCCGGAAAATGAGGCCTTTATCCTGCAGCCCAAGGCCTTTGCGCTGGGGGCGACGAAGGAACGGGTGAAGATCCCGGACGACCTTGTCGGCTGGCTGGACGGGCGATCGAGCCTGGCGCGGATCGGCCTGATGGTTCACGCGACGGCACATACGCTGGAACCGGGTTGGAACGGCGTGATCACGCTGGAGTTCTTCAATGCCGGCAACATCGCCCTGGCACTGCGACCCGGCATGAGGGTCTGTGCCGTCAGCTTCGAGCCGCTGACCTCTCCGGCGCTGAATCCCTATGACCGGAAGGAGGGTGCGAAATACGTCAATCAGTCCGGTCCCGTGGCGAGTCGTGTCGGCAGCGACAGCTAG
- a CDS encoding NAD-dependent epimerase/dehydratase family protein, with the protein MTVLVTGAAGFIGRAVSQVLLARGETVLGIDNLNDYYDPALKHARLATLKGQAGFSFRELDIAETDDVLALRTAGIRKIVHLAAQAGVRYSLKNPYAYARTNLLGHLNIMELARGTDGLDHMVYASSSSVYGGNTKVPFSVDDRTDTPVSLYAATKRSDELMSHSYSHLYRIPMTGLRFFTVYGPWGRPDMAAWIFTEKMLKGEAIPVFNNGEMKRDFTYIDDIVAGVVAVLDGPPTVSEDKVPHRVYNIGNNRCEPLMRLIQILEDALGMEAKKDFQPMQPGDVQATYADIDAIAGDFGYAPTTPIDVGIPKFVDWYRGYRGV; encoded by the coding sequence ATGACCGTTCTCGTTACCGGTGCCGCTGGCTTTATCGGAAGGGCCGTGTCGCAAGTTCTGCTGGCACGTGGCGAAACCGTCCTCGGAATCGACAATCTGAACGACTATTACGACCCGGCGCTGAAGCATGCCCGTCTGGCAACGCTGAAAGGGCAGGCCGGCTTTTCCTTCCGCGAACTGGATATTGCGGAAACGGACGATGTACTGGCCCTTCGAACTGCTGGAATCAGGAAGATCGTTCATCTGGCCGCCCAGGCCGGTGTCCGCTATTCCCTGAAGAATCCTTACGCCTATGCCCGAACGAACCTGCTGGGCCATCTTAATATCATGGAACTGGCGCGCGGCACGGATGGGCTGGATCATATGGTCTATGCGTCCTCGTCCTCGGTGTATGGCGGCAATACCAAGGTGCCGTTTTCGGTGGATGACCGGACGGATACGCCAGTGTCGCTGTATGCCGCGACCAAGCGATCCGACGAGTTGATGAGCCATTCCTACAGCCATCTCTACCGGATCCCAATGACGGGGCTACGCTTCTTCACCGTCTACGGTCCCTGGGGCCGTCCCGATATGGCCGCATGGATCTTCACGGAAAAGATGCTGAAAGGTGAGGCGATCCCCGTCTTCAACAATGGCGAGATGAAGCGCGACTTCACCTATATCGACGACATCGTCGCGGGCGTCGTCGCCGTGCTCGACGGTCCGCCGACCGTTTCGGAAGACAAGGTGCCGCACCGCGTCTACAACATCGGCAATAACCGTTGCGAACCGTTGATGCGGTTGATCCAGATTCTGGAGGACGCGCTGGGCATGGAGGCAAAGAAGGACTTCCAACCGATGCAGCCGGGCGACGTTCAGGCGACCTATGCTGATATCGACGCCATCGCCGGGGATTTCGGCTATGCGCCGACCACGCCGATCGATGTTGGAATTCCGAAATTCGTCGACTGGTACCGCGGCTACAGGGGCGTCTGA
- a CDS encoding LysE family translocator, giving the protein MPVLDIITIEYLITATLVVLAPGTGVIYTVSIGVFRGGLPGIAAAFGCTMGIVPHLAASLLGLAALLHASAVAFQVVKLLGILYLLYLAWGMLRDGGRIELDNAARKSGGSVWRDLGGVALRGSLINILNPKLSIFFLAFIPQFVPAASPGSLPHILALAAVFMALTFAVFVGYGLLAHAVRHRILASETVTKWMKRCFAAAFAGFAARLALAER; this is encoded by the coding sequence ATGCCGGTCCTGGACATCATCACCATCGAATACCTCATCACCGCCACTTTGGTCGTTCTGGCCCCCGGCACGGGCGTGATCTACACGGTATCGATCGGGGTGTTTCGTGGTGGATTGCCCGGCATTGCCGCCGCTTTCGGATGCACGATGGGGATCGTACCGCATCTCGCTGCCAGCCTGCTCGGCCTGGCGGCCCTTCTGCACGCCAGCGCGGTCGCCTTCCAGGTCGTGAAACTCCTTGGCATTCTCTATTTGCTGTATCTCGCCTGGGGCATGCTGCGTGACGGCGGACGCATCGAACTGGACAATGCCGCAAGAAAGTCGGGCGGCAGCGTCTGGCGTGACCTCGGCGGCGTTGCTTTGCGCGGCAGCCTGATCAACATCCTGAACCCGAAGCTGTCGATCTTCTTCCTGGCCTTCATCCCGCAATTCGTCCCGGCCGCCTCCCCCGGCTCCCTGCCGCACATTCTGGCGCTGGCCGCCGTATTCATGGCCCTTACTTTTGCCGTCTTTGTGGGATATGGGCTGCTGGCGCATGCCGTCCGACACCGCATCCTGGCGTCGGAAACCGTGACAAAATGGATGAAGCGCTGTTTTGCGGCCGCCTTCGCCGGCTTTGCGGCACGGCTGGCCCTCGCGGAACGCTAA
- the yghU gene encoding glutathione-dependent disulfide-bond oxidoreductase, translated as MSDSATYTPPKVWTWDKASGGKFASTNRPIAGPTHDKELPVGENPLQLYSLATPNGVKVTVMLEELLAAGHKDAEYDAWYIDIGEGDQFGSGFVDINPNSKIPALLDRSTDPATRVFESGSILFYLAEKFGAFLPSDGKARVETMNWLFWQMGSAPYLGGGFGHFYYYAPEQWEYPINRFAMEVKRQLDVLDRHLANSRYLAGDEYTIADIATWPWYGVLALGKQYGDAGTFLDVKSYEHVQRWTREIGERDAVIRGRSVNRGWGEEGEQIRERHSAADFEGKTGVRL; from the coding sequence ATGAGCGATTCCGCAACCTACACACCGCCCAAGGTCTGGACCTGGGACAAAGCCAGCGGCGGCAAGTTCGCCAGCACCAATCGCCCGATCGCCGGGCCGACCCACGACAAGGAACTGCCGGTCGGAGAAAACCCGCTGCAGCTCTACTCCCTGGCCACGCCGAACGGTGTGAAGGTCACTGTCATGCTGGAGGAATTGCTGGCAGCCGGCCACAAGGACGCGGAATACGACGCCTGGTACATCGATATCGGCGAGGGCGATCAGTTCGGCAGCGGTTTCGTCGACATCAACCCGAACTCCAAAATCCCGGCCCTGCTGGACCGAAGCACGGATCCGGCGACGCGGGTTTTTGAATCCGGTTCCATCCTTTTCTATCTGGCGGAGAAATTCGGCGCCTTCCTGCCAAGCGACGGCAAGGCGCGCGTGGAGACGATGAACTGGCTTTTCTGGCAGATGGGCAGCGCACCCTATCTCGGCGGCGGGTTCGGGCACTTCTACTATTATGCACCCGAGCAGTGGGAATATCCGATCAACCGCTTTGCCATGGAAGTGAAGCGTCAGTTGGATGTGCTGGACCGGCATCTGGCTAACAGCCGATACCTTGCCGGTGACGAATACACGATTGCCGACATCGCGACCTGGCCCTGGTACGGCGTGCTGGCGCTCGGCAAGCAGTACGGCGACGCCGGCACTTTCCTGGATGTGAAATCCTACGAGCACGTCCAGCGCTGGACCCGCGAGATCGGCGAGCGGGACGCAGTCATACGCGGACGGTCCGTCAATCGCGGCTGGGGCGAAGAAGGCGAACAGATCCGCGAGCGCCACAGCGCGGCCGATTTCGAGGGCAAGACCGGCGTTCGACTCTGA
- a CDS encoding HutD family protein, with translation MRVLKRETYRRVPWRNGLGETEEIAVQTSAVPGCAFDWRISMAPVVAPGAFSVFPDVDRILTVIEGAGLRLTWPEDDGEALHCLPGQPAAFAGDRTCHAALLNGPIVDLNVMTRREGWQAEVEARDRVAPRPGTVHHLIFAMDGPVEGAVGGVPVLLDSRDTLWLAGSEVEAAEITGRWLDIQLRPAELPGI, from the coding sequence ATGAGGGTCCTGAAACGAGAAACCTATCGCCGTGTGCCCTGGCGCAACGGTCTTGGTGAGACCGAGGAAATTGCCGTGCAGACCTCTGCCGTTCCTGGCTGTGCGTTCGACTGGCGTATATCGATGGCGCCTGTCGTAGCGCCTGGCGCCTTTTCCGTGTTTCCGGACGTTGACCGCATTCTGACCGTCATCGAAGGGGCCGGGCTGCGCCTGACATGGCCTGAGGATGACGGGGAAGCCCTGCATTGTCTGCCGGGACAGCCGGCCGCCTTTGCGGGGGACCGTACCTGTCATGCCGCGCTTCTGAACGGGCCGATCGTCGACCTGAACGTCATGACACGGCGCGAAGGCTGGCAGGCGGAGGTCGAGGCACGCGACCGGGTCGCGCCGCGCCCCGGCACCGTCCATCATCTGATCTTTGCGATGGACGGACCGGTTGAAGGCGCTGTGGGCGGCGTCCCAGTCCTGCTGGATTCCCGCGACACGCTATGGCTGGCCGGATCGGAAGTCGAAGCGGCGGAAATCACGGGGCGCTGGCTGGATATACAGCTGCGCCCCGCTGAATTACCGGGGATCTAG
- a CDS encoding metFprotein — protein sequence MTEPKAMSEVDQIIDFMSTTTLEVTPGGAAKIDDFREVLRPNQIVYVTFLPGSDFRDTVTTVKKLKDQGMRPVPHFAARSIPTKAFFEENLKMLTAETGVEEALLIGGGVDNPVGEFTESMQILRLGLFEKYGIKSLGVAGHPEGSPDIPAAEVVRAMLDKNEYARQSPMHLYIATQFCFEAEPLIAWDRKIRSEGNELPIHIGIPGLATIKTLMKHAQACGIGNSMRFIAKQARNVAKLMTVSEPDKLVRDLAVYKATDPTCGIVQSHLYPLGGLKKSAAWLYAVQDGKFELNKKGGFKTDYAVE from the coding sequence ATGACGGAACCCAAGGCCATGTCCGAAGTCGACCAGATCATCGATTTCATGAGCACCACCACCCTGGAAGTCACGCCGGGCGGGGCCGCCAAGATCGACGACTTCCGGGAGGTTCTGCGACCGAACCAGATTGTCTATGTCACCTTCCTGCCCGGCTCCGACTTTCGTGACACCGTCACGACGGTCAAGAAGCTGAAGGATCAGGGCATGCGTCCGGTACCGCATTTCGCGGCGCGGTCCATCCCGACCAAGGCGTTCTTCGAAGAGAACCTGAAGATGCTGACCGCCGAGACCGGGGTCGAAGAGGCCCTGCTGATCGGCGGCGGTGTCGACAATCCGGTCGGCGAATTCACCGAGTCGATGCAGATCCTGCGCCTCGGTCTCTTCGAGAAATACGGCATCAAGAGCCTGGGTGTCGCCGGCCACCCGGAAGGCAGCCCTGACATTCCTGCGGCCGAAGTCGTCCGCGCCATGCTGGACAAGAACGAATACGCCCGGCAGAGCCCGATGCATCTCTACATCGCGACGCAGTTCTGCTTCGAGGCCGAGCCGCTGATCGCCTGGGACCGCAAGATCCGGTCCGAGGGCAACGAGTTGCCGATCCATATCGGCATTCCTGGTCTGGCCACGATCAAGACGCTGATGAAGCATGCCCAGGCCTGCGGCATCGGCAATTCCATGCGCTTCATCGCCAAGCAGGCCCGCAACGTGGCCAAGCTGATGACCGTCAGTGAGCCGGACAAGCTGGTCCGCGACCTGGCCGTATACAAGGCGACCGACCCGACCTGCGGCATCGTTCAGAGCCACCTCTATCCGCTGGGCGGCCTGAAGAAGTCCGCAGCGTGGCTCTATGCCGTACAGGACGGCAAGTTCGAGCTGAACAAGAAAGGCGGCTTCAAGACGGATTACGCTGTCGAGTGA
- a CDS encoding ASKHA domain-containing protein, translating to MADIDPADTDKTSDGSTQESVKTAHVVFTPSGKRGDFPVGTPILQAARHLGVDLDSVCGGRGICGRCQVVPGKGDFSKFKVKSRPENVSDFGKVEERYKQKRGMKDDRRLGCSSFIQGDLVIDIPADSQVHKQVVRKRAEVRNIEIDPIVRLHYVEVEEPDMHNPSGDLERLEKALQDQWGLTVDRADLPVLQVLQKALRKGEWKVTAAVRNEHKLVHVWPGFHETAFGCAVDVGSTTMSVHLTDLQTGEVINSVGAMNPQIRFGEDLMSRVSYVMMNPGGDAEMTNAVRETLGYLLVQAATEAMVDPNDILELVLVGNPIMHHLILGIDPTELGWAPFALATNQSLRVSATELDLKGKVNQGARAYFLPCVAGHVGADCAAVVLAEGPQHREEVTLVVDVGTNAEIVLGNKERLLACSSPTGPALEGAQITSGQRAAPGAIERVRIDPETLEPRFKVIGSDLWSIDEGFSDSTRRIGVSGICGSGIIEVLAEMFLAGIITEDGIIDGSMAAKSDRIVPEGRTFSYILHRGEPEIRVTQADVRAIQLAKAALYAGAQLLVDKLGKPVERVVLAGAFGSHIDAKYAMILGLIPDCPLDMVASVGNAAGTGARIALLNRKARDEIKDLVATIEKVETAVEPRFQEHFVGAMAFPHKTAPFPNLASVVALPEKKAGGGGSEGDGGRRRRRRG from the coding sequence ATGGCGGATATCGACCCGGCCGACACGGACAAGACGAGTGATGGATCCACCCAGGAAAGCGTGAAGACGGCCCATGTCGTCTTCACCCCTTCCGGAAAACGCGGGGATTTCCCGGTCGGGACCCCGATCCTCCAGGCGGCCCGTCACCTGGGGGTCGACCTCGATTCCGTCTGTGGCGGCCGCGGCATCTGTGGGCGCTGTCAGGTCGTTCCGGGGAAAGGCGACTTCTCCAAGTTCAAGGTGAAGAGCCGTCCGGAGAATGTCTCCGATTTCGGCAAGGTCGAAGAACGCTACAAGCAGAAGCGCGGGATGAAGGATGATCGGCGGCTCGGCTGCTCCAGTTTCATCCAGGGCGACCTCGTCATCGACATTCCGGCCGACAGCCAGGTTCACAAACAGGTCGTCCGGAAACGCGCGGAAGTGCGCAATATCGAAATCGACCCGATCGTGCGCCTTCATTATGTCGAGGTCGAAGAACCCGACATGCACAACCCCTCCGGCGACCTGGAGCGACTGGAAAAGGCGCTTCAGGATCAATGGGGCCTGACCGTCGACCGGGCGGATTTGCCGGTCCTGCAGGTCCTTCAGAAAGCCCTGCGCAAAGGGGAATGGAAGGTTACGGCCGCGGTCCGCAACGAACACAAGCTGGTGCATGTCTGGCCCGGCTTCCATGAAACCGCCTTCGGTTGCGCGGTCGATGTCGGATCGACCACCATGTCGGTGCACCTGACCGACCTGCAGACCGGCGAGGTGATCAACTCGGTCGGGGCGATGAACCCGCAGATCCGCTTCGGCGAAGATCTGATGAGCCGCGTCAGCTATGTGATGATGAACCCCGGCGGCGATGCGGAAATGACCAACGCCGTGCGCGAGACCCTGGGCTATCTGCTGGTTCAGGCGGCGACCGAGGCGATGGTCGATCCGAACGACATCCTGGAACTCGTGCTGGTCGGGAACCCGATCATGCACCACCTGATCCTGGGGATCGACCCGACGGAGCTGGGCTGGGCGCCCTTCGCACTTGCCACCAATCAATCCCTGCGGGTCTCCGCGACCGAACTGGACCTGAAGGGCAAGGTCAATCAGGGCGCCCGTGCCTATTTCCTGCCCTGCGTTGCCGGCCATGTCGGCGCGGACTGCGCCGCAGTCGTCCTGGCGGAGGGCCCGCAGCACCGCGAGGAAGTGACGCTGGTCGTCGATGTCGGCACCAATGCGGAAATCGTTCTGGGCAACAAGGAACGCCTGCTGGCCTGTTCCAGCCCGACGGGACCGGCGCTGGAAGGCGCACAGATCACGTCCGGCCAGCGCGCCGCGCCGGGTGCCATCGAGCGCGTGCGCATCGACCCGGAAACACTGGAACCGCGGTTCAAGGTCATCGGCTCCGATCTCTGGTCGATCGACGAAGGGTTCAGCGACTCCACAAGACGCATCGGCGTATCCGGAATCTGCGGATCGGGGATCATCGAGGTACTGGCGGAGATGTTCCTGGCCGGAATCATCACCGAGGACGGCATCATCGACGGTTCGATGGCGGCGAAATCGGACCGGATCGTGCCGGAGGGCCGCACTTTCTCCTACATCCTGCATCGCGGCGAGCCGGAAATCCGGGTCACCCAGGCGGACGTGCGCGCCATTCAGCTGGCCAAGGCCGCGCTCTATGCCGGGGCACAGCTGCTGGTCGACAAACTGGGCAAGCCAGTGGAACGGGTCGTGCTGGCCGGTGCCTTCGGCAGTCATATCGATGCGAAATACGCGATGATCCTCGGCCTGATCCCGGATTGTCCGTTGGACATGGTCGCCTCGGTCGGGAACGCCGCCGGCACCGGGGCGCGTATTGCGCTGCTGAACCGCAAGGCGCGCGACGAGATCAAGGACCTCGTCGCGACCATCGAGAAAGTGGAAACGGCGGTCGAACCGCGCTTCCAGGAGCATTTTGTTGGGGCAATGGCCTTCCCGCACAAGACCGCCCCCTTCCCCAATCTCGCCAGCGTCGTGGCGCTACCGGAAAAGAAGGCCGGCGGCGGCGGATCGGAAGGCGACGGCGGCCGGCGTCGGCGGCGCCGGGGCTAA